One Phaseolus vulgaris cultivar G19833 chromosome 2, P. vulgaris v2.0, whole genome shotgun sequence DNA window includes the following coding sequences:
- the LOC137811259 gene encoding uncharacterized protein, giving the protein MALYLDEEEVWKCAKHPSKRRRSGICPTCLRDRLVTLCPDCANVRPCSCYATSSSSSSSSSSSFSRLHGGAGSVGGVGRVHNLIEQEPGLRRSRSMAIPFLRSRSRFSGGGDRGLDLDSAKDSPALNGSRSARSFWSMFKSQKSTRGGAPEQEWESKKILTGGNDGDGSVNPVMVRSKSVAVTAVSGDGELRPRTKGRGWFFPSPMKAFRQSKVSKVVQERSPLYRG; this is encoded by the coding sequence ATGGCGTTGTACCTGGACGAAGAAGAAGTTTGGAAGTGTGCCAAGCATCCATCCAAGCGAAGAAGAAGCGGAATTTGCCCCACTTGTCTTCGCGACCGTCTCGTAACTCTGTGCCCTGACTGTGCTAACGTCCGCCCTTGTTCCTGCTATGCCACTAGCTCCTCCtcgtcttcctcctcctcctcctccttctcTCGATTACATGGCGGCGCCGGCAGCGTCGGTGGAGTCGGGCGCGTCCACAACCTCATCGAGCAGGAGCCAGGGCTCCGGCGCTCCcgctccatggcgattccgttTCTCCGGTCACGGTCTAGGTTCTCCGGCGGCGGCGACCGGGGTTTGGATCTCGACAGCGCGAAGGACTCGCCGGCGTTGAACGGAAGCAGGTCGGCGAGGTCTTTCTGGTCAATGTTCAAGTCGCAGAAGAGCACGAGAGGCGGCGCGCCGGAGCAGGAGTGGGAGTCAAAGAAGATTTTGACGGGGGGAAACGACGGCGATGGGAGCGTAAATCCGGTGATGGTGCGGTCGAAGTCAGTGGCGGTTACTGCGGTTTCCGGCGACGGAGAATTGAGACCGCGGACAAAGGGGAGAGGGTGGTTCTTTCCAAGCCCGATGAAGGCTTTCCGGCAATCGAAGGTTTCTAAAGTTGTTCAGGAACGATCTCCTTTGTATAGAGGTTGA